One stretch of Shewanella sp. Arc9-LZ DNA includes these proteins:
- a CDS encoding glycine zipper 2TM domain-containing protein produces the protein MAMFKIITVSVKSIFAVLLTICLFCGQSQAAYERNQAVPVEKVLYGHIESVKHVTEKQLVEDSRSGWKTFGGALIGGVIGHQFGGGSGKDVATVLGALIGGGIGSQHGNQQYYLETKLVELMIKQEDGSQVMVIQDADPGMSFTAGDEVRVVYLTGYVRVDLAM, from the coding sequence ATGGCCATGTTTAAAATCATAACTGTAAGTGTGAAGAGTATTTTTGCAGTATTGCTGACTATTTGTTTGTTTTGTGGTCAAAGCCAAGCTGCTTACGAACGTAATCAAGCCGTTCCAGTTGAAAAAGTGTTATACGGCCACATTGAATCTGTGAAGCATGTGACAGAGAAACAGCTAGTAGAAGATAGTCGAAGCGGTTGGAAAACCTTTGGCGGTGCATTAATCGGTGGTGTCATCGGTCATCAATTTGGTGGCGGTTCAGGTAAAGATGTTGCTACTGTTTTGGGGGCGTTGATTGGCGGTGGCATTGGCAGTCAGCACGGTAACCAACAATATTATCTTGAAACTAAGTTAGTTGAACTAATGATAAAGCAAGAAGATGGTAGCCAAGTTATGGTGATCCAAGATGCGGATCCGGGTATGAGTTTTACTGCCGGAGATGAGGTTAGGGTGGTTTACTTAACCGGTTATGTCAGGGTCGACCTAGCGATGTAA
- the aat gene encoding leucyl/phenylalanyl-tRNA--protein transferase produces the protein MNSLSYLNQSIGFPPPEQALTDPNGLLAIGGDLRPDRLAQAYYQGIFPWFNANDPILWWSPDPRAVFTPSHPFGSKSLIKFLKKSSWRFTINHAFLDVVAGCAGPRNTQDGTWISAEIQMAYYELHLQGRAHSIEVWEGEQLVGGLYGIPVGGIFCGESMFHRQTNASKAAFAILNQHLVKHDFQLIDAQVMNPHLVSLGAKALPRSEFLTVLHQYRDRTTSASMWNKQEVFIEF, from the coding sequence GTGAACTCACTGTCTTATTTAAATCAATCCATCGGCTTCCCGCCGCCTGAGCAAGCTCTTACTGATCCGAATGGTCTATTAGCCATCGGAGGAGACTTGCGGCCAGACCGCCTAGCACAAGCCTATTACCAAGGTATTTTCCCTTGGTTTAACGCTAATGACCCCATTTTGTGGTGGTCTCCCGATCCTCGAGCGGTGTTCACACCAAGCCATCCTTTTGGCAGTAAAAGCTTAATTAAATTTCTTAAAAAGTCTTCATGGCGCTTTACCATCAATCATGCATTTTTAGATGTTGTTGCCGGTTGTGCTGGGCCCCGTAACACCCAAGATGGCACTTGGATTTCGGCCGAAATACAAATGGCCTACTATGAGCTGCATCTCCAAGGGCGTGCTCATTCTATTGAAGTATGGGAAGGCGAACAGCTAGTGGGCGGATTGTATGGTATTCCGGTGGGCGGTATTTTTTGCGGTGAATCGATGTTTCATCGTCAAACAAATGCATCAAAAGCAGCCTTTGCTATACTGAATCAACACTTGGTGAAACACGATTTTCAATTGATTGATGCGCAAGTAATGAATCCTCACTTAGTTAGCCTTGGGGCTAAAGCCTTACCTAGAAGCGAGTTTTTAACGGTGCTTCATCAGTACAGAGATCGTACAACTTCAGCGTCAATGTGGAACAAACAAGAGGTGTTTATTGAATTCTAA
- a CDS encoding arginyltransferase yields MNSKSVSVGISQPFDCNYIEGNKEQLLVIQEPQIDAALFEQLLTMGFRRNGNAIYKPRCPSCQACQSIRLNVNDFILSKRQKRTLKNNQDLHWKVTHTSRPEHYDLYQRYINERHNDGPMFPASPTQYDDFLLSDWLPPMFIEVFDQERLIGVAVTDEMMSSFSAIYSYFDPDYADRSLGSLMILIQCQLAKSLGKRFLYLGYQIDQNRKMSYKRQYRPYQILTALGWQVGENLTALSR; encoded by the coding sequence TTGAATTCTAAATCTGTCAGCGTTGGAATAAGCCAGCCTTTTGATTGCAATTATATTGAAGGTAATAAAGAGCAATTACTGGTGATCCAAGAACCGCAAATAGACGCAGCGCTGTTTGAACAACTGCTGACGATGGGCTTTCGTCGTAACGGCAATGCTATTTACAAACCTCGTTGTCCCTCCTGCCAAGCTTGTCAGTCTATTAGATTGAATGTTAATGATTTTATATTATCTAAACGCCAAAAAAGAACCTTAAAAAACAACCAAGATTTGCATTGGAAAGTCACTCATACCTCACGGCCAGAGCACTATGATTTGTATCAACGTTATATCAATGAACGTCACAACGATGGGCCAATGTTTCCTGCATCGCCAACCCAATATGATGATTTTTTATTATCAGATTGGTTACCGCCGATGTTTATTGAGGTGTTTGATCAAGAGCGATTAATTGGGGTGGCCGTAACCGATGAAATGATGAGCAGCTTCTCAGCAATTTACAGTTATTTTGATCCTGATTATGCCGACCGTTCATTAGGTTCGCTGATGATTTTAATCCAATGCCAATTAGCAAAATCATTGGGTAAACGTTTTTTATATTTAGGCTATCAAATTGATCAAAATCGGAAAATGAGCTACAAACGTCAATACCGTCCGTATCAAATTTTAACAGCACTCGGTTGGCAAGTTGGTGAAAATCTTACGGCTCTTTCTCGTTAA
- the infA gene encoding translation initiation factor IF-1 encodes MAKEDNIEMQGTILETLPNTMFRVELENGHVVIAHISGKMRKNYIRILTGDKVTVQLTPYDLSKGRIVFRAR; translated from the coding sequence ATGGCGAAAGAAGACAACATTGAAATGCAGGGCACTATCCTTGAGACCTTGCCAAATACAATGTTCCGCGTAGAGCTTGAAAATGGACATGTGGTGATAGCCCACATCTCTGGCAAAATGCGCAAAAACTACATCCGTATTTTAACGGGTGACAAAGTCACTGTACAGTTGACTCCTTATGACCTATCAAAAGGTCGTATCGTCTTCCGCGCACGTTAA
- the clpA gene encoding ATP-dependent Clp protease ATP-binding subunit ClpA, which translates to MLNKDLEVTLNLAFQQARDSRHEYMTVEHLLLALIDNPSAYEALIACGADVNRLREEVANFIQQTTPIIAESTEERETQPTLGFQRVLQRAVFHVQSSGRNEVSGANVLVAIFSEQESQAVYLLRRCDITRLDVVNFISHGMSKEDDSGEPQDQERIDEQSENPEDRSMLAQFAANLNQLAQDGSIDPLIGRDAEIERAIQTLCRRRKNNPLLVGEAGVGKTAIAEGLAYRIVNKQVPDVMANATVYSLDLGSLLAGTKYRGDFEKRFKSLLKELAADEHAILFIDEIHTIIGAGAASGGVMDASNLLKPLLSSGKLRCMGSTTFQEYQSIFEKDRALARRFQKIDINEPSVAETTKILMGLKSKYEEYHGVRYTQAAISSAAILSAKHINDRHLPDKAIDVIDEAGARMVMMPQSKRKKTIGQAEIEAIIAKLARIPEKSVSSTDKDMLRNLERNLKMVVFGQDKAIESLSAAIRLSRSGLGSEKKPVGSFMFAGPTGVGKTEVTNQLANCLNLKLIRFDMSEYMERHTVSRLIGAPPGYVGYDQGGMLTDAVIKNPHCVVLLDEIEKAHPDVFNLLLQVMDHGTLTDNNGRKADFRNVTLVMTTNAGVQETIRKSIGFRQQDHTQDALAEINKVFSPEFRNRLDSIVWFNHLDMTVIAKVVDKFLVELQAQLDDKRVTLDVSDEARTLLAEKGYDKSMGARPMSRVVTELIKRPLADEILFGVLERGGIAHIDVKEGEINIDCESLEKVS; encoded by the coding sequence ATGCTGAACAAAGACCTGGAAGTCACCTTGAACCTAGCGTTTCAGCAAGCTAGAGATTCACGTCATGAATACATGACGGTAGAACATTTATTATTAGCGCTGATTGATAATCCTTCTGCCTACGAAGCATTAATTGCTTGTGGGGCGGATGTTAATCGTTTACGAGAAGAAGTGGCTAATTTCATTCAACAAACCACGCCCATTATTGCAGAATCAACTGAAGAACGTGAAACCCAACCCACTTTGGGATTTCAACGTGTTTTGCAACGAGCTGTATTCCATGTGCAATCGTCTGGTCGTAACGAAGTTTCTGGTGCCAATGTACTCGTCGCTATTTTTAGTGAACAAGAATCGCAAGCAGTGTATTTACTGCGTCGTTGTGATATTACCCGTTTAGATGTGGTTAATTTTATTTCTCATGGCATGTCAAAAGAAGATGATTCTGGCGAACCACAAGATCAAGAACGCATTGACGAACAATCTGAAAATCCAGAAGACCGCAGCATGTTGGCGCAGTTTGCTGCTAATTTAAATCAATTAGCCCAAGACGGCAGTATCGATCCATTAATTGGCCGTGATGCTGAAATTGAACGTGCTATTCAAACATTGTGTCGTCGCCGTAAGAATAACCCATTACTTGTGGGTGAAGCTGGGGTGGGGAAAACGGCTATTGCAGAAGGTTTAGCTTATCGTATTGTCAATAAGCAAGTGCCTGATGTTATGGCCAATGCAACGGTGTATTCGTTAGATTTAGGCTCATTATTAGCGGGCACTAAATACCGTGGTGATTTTGAAAAGCGTTTTAAAAGCTTATTAAAAGAACTCGCTGCTGATGAGCATGCCATTTTGTTTATTGATGAAATTCATACCATTATTGGTGCTGGTGCCGCTTCTGGCGGTGTGATGGATGCATCTAACTTACTTAAACCATTATTATCGAGTGGTAAGTTACGTTGCATGGGCTCAACCACATTCCAAGAATATCAAAGCATTTTCGAGAAAGATCGTGCTTTAGCGCGTCGCTTCCAAAAGATTGATATTAATGAGCCTTCAGTTGCCGAAACCACCAAAATTTTGATGGGACTTAAATCTAAGTACGAAGAATACCATGGGGTGCGTTATACCCAAGCTGCCATCAGCAGTGCGGCTATTTTATCGGCCAAACACATAAACGATCGTCATTTACCTGATAAAGCGATTGATGTGATTGACGAAGCCGGTGCGCGCATGGTGATGATGCCGCAAAGCAAACGTAAGAAGACCATTGGTCAAGCGGAAATAGAGGCCATCATTGCTAAGTTGGCGCGTATTCCTGAGAAGTCGGTATCGTCGACTGACAAGGATATGTTACGTAACCTTGAACGTAACCTTAAGATGGTAGTATTTGGTCAAGACAAAGCGATTGAGAGCCTTAGTGCTGCTATACGCTTATCGCGCAGCGGTTTAGGTTCTGAGAAAAAGCCAGTAGGCAGCTTTATGTTTGCAGGCCCGACTGGGGTAGGTAAAACAGAAGTCACTAATCAATTAGCTAATTGTCTTAACCTTAAACTGATTCGCTTTGATATGTCTGAGTACATGGAACGTCATACCGTGTCACGTTTAATCGGGGCGCCTCCAGGTTATGTGGGTTATGACCAAGGTGGTATGTTAACCGATGCTGTGATTAAAAATCCGCATTGTGTGGTGCTACTTGATGAAATTGAAAAGGCGCATCCTGATGTATTCAACTTGTTACTGCAAGTGATGGATCACGGTACTTTGACCGACAACAATGGTCGCAAAGCAGATTTCAGAAATGTCACCTTAGTGATGACCACCAACGCTGGCGTACAAGAAACTATTCGTAAATCGATTGGTTTTAGACAGCAAGATCACACTCAAGATGCCTTAGCTGAAATCAATAAAGTCTTTTCACCTGAGTTCCGTAATCGCTTAGATTCAATTGTATGGTTTAATCATTTGGATATGACCGTTATCGCCAAAGTGGTTGATAAGTTCTTAGTTGAGCTTCAGGCACAGCTAGATGATAAGCGTGTCACGCTAGATGTTAGTGATGAAGCGCGAACCTTGCTTGCAGAGAAAGGTTATGACAAGTCGATGGGCGCACGCCCAATGTCACGTGTCGTCACTGAATTGATTAAACGTCCGTTAGCGGATGAGATTCTGTTTGGTGTGCTTGAAAGAGGTGGTATTGCGCATATTGACGTTAAAGAAGGTGAGATCAATATCGATTGCGAGTCGTTAGAAAAAGTCTCGTAG
- the clpS gene encoding ATP-dependent Clp protease adapter ClpS: MAKLGNVEHIEGKVESELQPPHMYKVVLNNDDYTPMDFVVEVLQRFFEKNEQQAVDIMLAIHNQGKGLCGVFPFGIAETKVFQVNQFARENQHPLLCTLEKV, encoded by the coding sequence ATGGCTAAATTAGGCAATGTAGAACATATTGAAGGAAAGGTTGAATCTGAACTACAACCACCCCATATGTATAAAGTGGTGCTAAACAATGATGATTACACCCCGATGGACTTTGTGGTAGAAGTATTACAACGTTTTTTTGAAAAAAATGAACAGCAAGCTGTAGATATTATGTTAGCGATCCATAACCAAGGCAAAGGATTGTGTGGTGTATTTCCATTTGGGATTGCAGAAACAAAAGTTTTTCAAGTAAATCAGTTTGCAAGAGAAAACCAACATCCGTTACTGTGTACGTTAGAGAAAGTATAA
- the cspD gene encoding cold shock domain-containing protein CspD — protein MANGTVKWFNNAKGFGFICPDQGGEDVFAHYSTIEMEGYRTLKAGQPVCFEVEEGPKGMHASAISPTI, from the coding sequence ATGGCAAACGGAACTGTTAAATGGTTCAACAACGCCAAAGGATTCGGGTTTATTTGCCCTGATCAGGGTGGCGAAGATGTATTTGCGCACTATTCAACTATCGAAATGGAAGGTTATCGTACCTTAAAAGCAGGTCAACCTGTGTGCTTCGAAGTTGAAGAAGGCCCCAAAGGAATGCATGCTTCAGCCATCTCGCCAACAATCTAA
- a CDS encoding NADP-dependent isocitrate dehydrogenase, with product MKDNTPTIIYTETDEAPALATLSLLPIIRTFTNAAGVKVETRDISLSGRVIANFPEKLTAEQKIADALTELGELANKPEANIIKLPNVSASIPQLKACIAELQAKGYDIPNYPDEPKNDAEVEAQSRYDKIKGSAVNPVLREGNSDRRAPTSVKNYAKKNPHSMGKWASDSKSHVAHMNEGDFYGSEQSVTLAAADKVNIVLTQQDGKDVVLKSGLALLADEIIDSSVMSKKALVDFYAREIEAAKSEDVLLSLHLKATMMKVSDPILFGLAVKVFFKDVFDKHGKLFAELGVDVNNGFGDVYAKISTLPEAKRNEIEADIAAVYAARPALAMVDSDKGITNLHVPSDIIIDASMPAAIRSSGKMWGPDGQLQDTKAMIPDRCYAGVYQETISFCKKHGAFDPTTMGSVPNVGLMAQKAEEYGSHDKTFEIKAAGTVNVINQAGDVLMSHDVEAGDIYRMCQVKDAPIRDWVKLAVKRARLSNTPAVFWLDSNRAHDAELIKKVTQYLAEQDTAGLDIQIMTPEDATRFTLERIIKGEDTISVTGNVLRDYLTDLFPILELGTSAKMLSIVPLMNGGGLFETGAGGSAPKHVQQVEKEGHLRWDSLGEFLALAASLEHLSQTTNNPKAQVLADTLDVAIGVFLDTNKSPSRRVGELDNRGSHFYLAMYWAQALTEQTADAELAAHFAPLAKSLAANETVILAELNGAQGPAVDLGGYYRLDAAKAEQAMRPSATLNQFVIG from the coding sequence ATGAAAGATAACACTCCAACGATCATATACACAGAAACCGACGAAGCACCGGCACTTGCCACGCTGTCTTTATTACCGATTATCCGCACTTTCACTAACGCTGCTGGCGTAAAAGTTGAAACGCGCGATATCTCTTTGTCAGGTCGTGTTATTGCTAACTTCCCTGAAAAGTTAACCGCAGAGCAAAAAATTGCTGATGCGCTAACCGAATTAGGCGAATTGGCTAATAAGCCAGAAGCTAACATCATTAAATTACCTAACGTTAGTGCATCAATTCCGCAGTTAAAAGCCTGTATTGCTGAACTTCAAGCAAAAGGTTATGACATTCCTAACTATCCTGATGAGCCTAAAAATGACGCAGAAGTTGAAGCTCAATCGCGTTATGATAAAATTAAAGGTAGCGCGGTAAACCCAGTATTACGTGAAGGTAACTCAGATCGTCGTGCACCAACGTCAGTGAAAAACTACGCCAAGAAAAACCCACATTCAATGGGTAAATGGGCCAGCGACTCTAAGTCTCACGTTGCTCATATGAACGAAGGCGACTTCTATGGCAGTGAGCAGTCTGTCACTCTAGCGGCAGCTGATAAAGTCAATATCGTGTTGACTCAACAAGACGGCAAAGACGTTGTATTGAAAAGCGGCTTAGCGTTATTAGCGGACGAAATTATTGACTCATCAGTGATGAGCAAAAAAGCGTTAGTGGATTTTTATGCTCGTGAAATCGAAGCGGCAAAATCTGAAGATGTTTTACTATCTTTACACCTTAAAGCGACCATGATGAAAGTGTCTGACCCAATATTATTTGGTCTTGCCGTTAAAGTGTTCTTTAAAGATGTGTTCGATAAGCACGGTAAATTATTTGCTGAGTTAGGCGTTGATGTAAACAATGGTTTTGGTGATGTTTATGCCAAAATTAGCACGTTACCAGAAGCTAAACGTAACGAAATTGAAGCAGATATTGCTGCTGTTTATGCTGCTCGTCCAGCACTTGCGATGGTTGATTCTGATAAAGGTATCACTAACTTACACGTACCTAGTGACATCATTATTGATGCATCAATGCCGGCAGCTATCCGTTCTTCGGGTAAAATGTGGGGTCCTGATGGCCAGTTACAAGACACCAAAGCAATGATCCCAGATCGTTGTTACGCTGGTGTTTATCAAGAAACGATTTCGTTCTGTAAAAAGCACGGTGCATTTGATCCAACTACGATGGGCAGCGTACCTAACGTGGGCTTAATGGCTCAAAAAGCAGAAGAATACGGTAGCCACGATAAAACCTTTGAAATTAAAGCTGCTGGTACGGTTAATGTGATTAACCAAGCCGGTGATGTGTTAATGAGCCATGACGTTGAAGCTGGCGACATTTATCGCATGTGCCAAGTGAAAGATGCGCCAATTCGCGACTGGGTAAAACTAGCCGTCAAGCGTGCACGTTTAAGTAATACGCCTGCGGTATTCTGGTTAGACAGCAACCGTGCTCATGATGCTGAGTTAATTAAGAAAGTGACTCAATATCTAGCTGAGCAAGATACTGCTGGTTTAGACATTCAAATAATGACGCCAGAGGATGCAACTCGCTTTACGCTAGAGCGCATCATCAAAGGTGAAGACACTATTTCGGTAACGGGTAACGTGTTACGTGACTACTTAACCGATTTATTCCCAATTCTTGAACTGGGTACCAGTGCTAAAATGTTGTCTATCGTGCCGTTAATGAATGGCGGTGGCTTATTTGAAACAGGTGCCGGTGGTTCAGCGCCTAAGCACGTGCAACAAGTCGAAAAAGAAGGTCACTTACGTTGGGATTCATTAGGTGAGTTTCTAGCACTTGCTGCGTCTTTAGAGCATTTAAGCCAAACGACCAATAATCCTAAGGCACAAGTATTAGCAGACACCTTAGATGTCGCTATTGGTGTATTCCTTGATACCAATAAATCACCATCACGTCGTGTAGGTGAACTTGATAACCGCGGTAGTCACTTTTACCTAGCAATGTATTGGGCACAAGCATTAACTGAGCAAACGGCTGATGCAGAGCTTGCTGCACACTTTGCACCTCTAGCTAAGTCATTGGCTGCAAATGAAACGGTTATTCTTGCTGAATTGAACGGTGCACAAGGCCCAGCAGTTGATTTAGGTGGTTATTACCGTTTAGATGCAGCTAAAGCCGAACAAGCAATGCGCCCTAGTGCAACATTAAACCAGTTTGTAATTGGTTAA
- a CDS encoding pseudouridine synthase, with protein MSKIGKFSQFKKTSTYRTGASTKPVNSEATSATANRGRAKSRPPQKPRPENPVIVLFNKPFDVLCQFTDEAGRQTLKDFIPVADVYAAGRLDRDSEGLLLLTNDGQLQAKLTQPSQKTFKTYWVQVEGEPSDEAINALCNGVELKDGMTLPAKVCVMTSPDIWPRTPPVRERKAIPTTWLEVQICEGRNRQVRRMTAHVGHPTLRLIRYKIGQWCLDDLPNGEYKVISTAM; from the coding sequence ATGTCAAAAATCGGTAAATTCAGTCAATTTAAAAAAACATCTACTTACAGAACTGGCGCGTCTACAAAACCAGTTAATTCAGAGGCAACAAGTGCGACAGCCAATCGTGGCAGGGCAAAATCGCGACCGCCACAAAAACCACGGCCTGAAAATCCCGTCATCGTATTATTTAACAAGCCATTTGACGTGTTGTGCCAATTTACCGATGAAGCAGGCCGACAAACATTAAAAGACTTTATTCCAGTAGCCGATGTTTACGCAGCAGGACGTTTAGACCGTGATAGTGAAGGTTTGCTATTGCTTACCAACGACGGACAATTGCAGGCAAAGCTTACCCAGCCATCGCAAAAAACCTTTAAAACCTATTGGGTTCAAGTGGAAGGCGAACCATCAGATGAGGCAATCAATGCCTTATGTAATGGGGTTGAATTAAAAGACGGCATGACATTACCGGCTAAAGTTTGCGTAATGACATCTCCTGATATTTGGCCAAGAACCCCGCCGGTGCGAGAGCGTAAAGCCATTCCAACAACCTGGCTGGAAGTGCAAATTTGTGAAGGTCGAAATCGCCAAGTCAGAAGAATGACCGCACATGTAGGTCACCCAACCTTAAGATTAATCCGTTATAAAATAGGTCAATGGTGTCTAGATGATTTACCAAATGGTGAATACAAAGTGATCAGCACGGCAATGTAA
- a CDS encoding NUDIX hydrolase: MTERYKPNTTVACVIHCQGKFLLVEECINGEVKFNQPAGHLEANESIIAACAREIVEETGLELTPQALVGIYQFRAATDLAFVRYTFCIELAEQQHATPGDNAITATHWLNLADIIALGNQLRSPLVLKSIEDFLQQTDKNHSAQHTPLSLLNVDYF, from the coding sequence ATGACTGAGCGCTATAAACCTAATACTACTGTAGCTTGCGTGATCCACTGCCAAGGTAAATTTTTATTGGTTGAAGAATGCATCAACGGTGAGGTTAAATTTAACCAACCAGCGGGGCATTTAGAAGCCAATGAATCGATTATTGCAGCATGCGCTCGTGAAATTGTTGAAGAAACGGGACTTGAGCTGACACCACAAGCCTTAGTAGGGATCTATCAATTTCGGGCAGCTACAGATTTAGCCTTTGTTCGTTATACATTTTGTATTGAGCTGGCCGAGCAACAACACGCCACACCCGGTGATAATGCCATTACCGCTACCCATTGGCTTAATCTTGCAGACATCATCGCCCTTGGCAACCAGCTTCGTAGCCCATTAGTGCTAAAAAGTATTGAAGATTTTTTACAACAAACGGATAAAAACCATTCCGCACAGCACACGCCGTTATCGTTGCTCAATGTCGATTATTTTTAA
- the mnmA gene encoding tRNA 2-thiouridine(34) synthase MnmA: protein MTSLSPTSNGKKVIVGMSGGVDSSVSAYLLMQQGYEVEGLFMKNWEEDDTDEYCAAADDLKDAQAVCDKLGIKMHTVNFAAEYWDNVFEYFLAEYKAGRTPNPDIMCNKEIKFKAFLEFADDILDADYIAMGHYVRRRDNSDGSVEMLRGVDGNKDQSYFLYTLSHEQVARSLFPVGELEKHQVREIAQKLGLITHDKKDSTGICFIGERKFTDFLATYLPAQPGDIETSEGEVIGTHQGLMYHTLGQRKGLGIGGLKNSNEDPWYVVEKDLVRNVLIVAQGGNHPRLMSTGMTVNQLHWVDRKGPANNSTITVKTRYRQRDVGCTLTYDDADNITVMFDEAVAAVTPGQSAVFYDGDICLGGGIIDTLIRG from the coding sequence ATGACATCACTCAGCCCTACTTCAAACGGAAAAAAAGTCATTGTCGGCATGTCCGGCGGTGTGGACTCTTCAGTATCAGCTTACTTGTTAATGCAGCAAGGCTACGAAGTTGAAGGTCTGTTTATGAAGAACTGGGAAGAAGACGATACTGATGAATATTGCGCTGCAGCAGATGATTTAAAAGATGCTCAAGCGGTTTGCGACAAGCTAGGTATAAAAATGCACACCGTCAATTTTGCTGCCGAATACTGGGATAACGTATTCGAATACTTCTTAGCAGAATACAAAGCAGGCCGCACGCCTAATCCCGATATCATGTGTAATAAAGAAATCAAATTTAAAGCATTTCTTGAATTTGCCGACGACATTTTAGACGCCGATTATATCGCCATGGGCCATTATGTTCGTCGTCGTGATAATAGCGATGGCAGCGTTGAAATGCTCCGTGGGGTTGATGGCAATAAAGATCAAAGTTACTTCTTATACACCTTAAGCCACGAACAAGTTGCCCGTAGCTTGTTCCCTGTCGGTGAACTTGAAAAACATCAAGTACGCGAAATAGCCCAAAAATTGGGACTCATTACTCACGACAAAAAAGACAGCACTGGCATATGCTTTATTGGTGAACGTAAATTTACTGACTTCTTAGCAACGTATTTACCAGCACAACCTGGTGATATCGAAACATCGGAAGGTGAAGTGATTGGTACACATCAAGGGTTGATGTATCACACACTTGGACAACGCAAAGGCCTTGGCATTGGTGGACTAAAAAACAGCAATGAAGACCCATGGTATGTGGTCGAAAAAGATTTAGTCCGTAATGTGCTTATTGTGGCGCAAGGCGGCAATCACCCTCGTTTAATGTCAACAGGTATGACTGTCAATCAGCTCCATTGGGTTGATCGTAAAGGTCCAGCCAATAACAGCACGATTACGGTAAAGACCCGTTATCGTCAACGTGATGTTGGATGTACCCTCACCTATGATGACGCAGACAATATTACGGTGATGTTTGATGAGGCGGTTGCCGCAGTGACCCCTGGGCAATCAGCCGTGTTTTATGATGGTGACATCTGTTTAGGTGGCGGCATAATCGATACTTTAATTCGAGGATAA
- the hflD gene encoding high frequency lysogenization protein HflD, protein MSQTPDNILFERTMAFAGILQAIGQVQYLARHGESDKDALAATLNTILVTEPESTVEVYQDKAILDNGYQLIQNQLGDGSNKDVETTRYLVGVLALERKLARSPNGLGMLAERINQVHRQLAHFAITDEQVLANFASIYSDIISELGPKLQISGNPDCLKQPQVQNKIRALLLAAMRSAVLWRQLGGKRRHLVFARKAIFDTAKQSQNNN, encoded by the coding sequence GTGAGCCAAACTCCAGACAACATCTTGTTTGAACGCACTATGGCCTTCGCGGGTATTTTACAAGCGATTGGCCAAGTGCAGTATTTAGCACGCCACGGCGAAAGTGACAAAGACGCCTTAGCTGCTACGCTTAATACTATTTTAGTCACAGAGCCTGAATCGACAGTTGAGGTCTATCAAGATAAAGCCATTTTAGATAATGGCTACCAACTGATTCAAAATCAGCTCGGCGATGGCAGTAACAAAGATGTCGAAACCACTCGTTACTTAGTTGGCGTATTAGCGCTTGAACGTAAGCTTGCCCGCTCGCCCAATGGTTTGGGTATGCTGGCAGAGCGCATCAATCAAGTGCATCGCCAACTGGCACATTTTGCGATTACCGATGAACAAGTACTTGCCAATTTTGCCAGTATTTACAGTGATATCATCAGTGAATTAGGCCCTAAATTACAAATATCAGGTAATCCCGATTGCTTAAAACAGCCTCAGGTGCAAAACAAAATTCGTGCGTTACTGCTTGCTGCAATGCGCAGTGCAGTATTATGGCGCCAATTAGGTGGCAAACGCCGCCATTTAGTGTTTGCCCGTAAGGCCATATTTGATACAGCAAAACAAAGCCAAAATAACAATTAA